In one window of Streptomyces roseofulvus DNA:
- a CDS encoding pyridoxamine 5'-phosphate oxidase family protein yields MGKTYERIDGRLRAFIEEQPLYFTATAPLSGDGHVNLSPKGRKGTLVVLDELTLAYVDFGGSTAETLAHLREPGNGRITLMWTAFSGPPTVVRVHGEGEVVLRDDPRWPELFGRFPEEAVKDQGSARAIVVVHARRISDSCGFAVPVMEYREERSLHADFFNRKTDEEFNTYCEGKEHIATSIDGLPALPLPLPPLPRSGH; encoded by the coding sequence ATGGGAAAAACGTATGAGCGTATCGACGGGCGGCTGCGGGCCTTCATCGAGGAACAGCCCCTCTATTTCACGGCCACCGCGCCGCTGTCCGGCGACGGGCACGTCAACCTCTCTCCCAAGGGGCGGAAGGGGACGCTCGTCGTCCTCGACGAACTGACCCTCGCCTACGTGGACTTCGGCGGAAGCACCGCCGAGACGCTGGCTCATCTGCGGGAGCCGGGCAACGGACGGATCACCCTCATGTGGACGGCCTTCTCCGGTCCGCCGACCGTGGTCCGGGTGCACGGGGAGGGCGAGGTGGTGCTGCGGGACGATCCGCGGTGGCCGGAGCTCTTCGGGCGGTTTCCCGAGGAGGCGGTGAAGGACCAGGGCAGCGCGCGGGCGATCGTCGTGGTGCACGCGCGGCGGATCAGCGACTCGTGCGGCTTCGCGGTCCCGGTGATGGAGTACCGGGAGGAGCGGTCGCTGCACGCCGACTTCTTCAACCGGAAGACGGACGAGGAGTTCAACACCTACTGCGAGGGCAAGGAGCACATCGCCACCAGCATCGACGGGCTGCCCGCGCTGCCGCTGCCGCTGCCGCCGCTCCCCCGGTCGGGTCACTAG
- a CDS encoding L,D-transpeptidase family protein encodes MRTLLALGAVLLSLASAPTPPAVPLPARMADTGGGSQLITAVAADASATTGTVTWWDRRGRRWVRAGSAPARFGAKGLAEGATRRQGTHTTPTGLFDLPYAFGIRAAPAGTRFRYVRATADSWWCQDNDSRAYNRWVEKLPADCRAAEAEHIVAYGTQYAHALVIGFNYARPVRRRGAGIFLHVNGRGATAGCVSVPADAMRAILAWADPARRPHIAVGTRRGPTAVTRY; translated from the coding sequence ATGCGTACCCTTCTCGCGCTCGGCGCCGTGCTGCTCTCCCTCGCCTCCGCGCCGACTCCCCCGGCGGTCCCGCTGCCCGCGCGGATGGCGGACACCGGCGGCGGCTCCCAGCTGATCACCGCCGTGGCCGCGGACGCCTCCGCCACCACCGGGACCGTCACCTGGTGGGACCGGCGCGGCAGGCGGTGGGTGCGGGCGGGGTCGGCGCCGGCCCGGTTCGGGGCGAAGGGGCTGGCGGAGGGCGCCACCCGGCGGCAGGGGACGCACACCACGCCGACGGGGCTGTTCGACCTGCCGTACGCCTTCGGGATCCGCGCCGCTCCGGCCGGTACCCGCTTCCGCTACGTACGCGCGACCGCGGACTCGTGGTGGTGCCAGGACAACGACTCGCGCGCGTACAACCGCTGGGTCGAGAAGCTGCCGGCGGACTGCCGCGCCGCGGAGGCCGAGCACATCGTCGCGTACGGCACGCAGTACGCGCACGCGCTCGTCATCGGCTTCAACTACGCCCGCCCGGTGCGGAGGCGGGGCGCCGGGATCTTCCTGCACGTGAACGGGCGCGGGGCCACGGCCGGATGCGTCTCCGTGCCGGCGGACGCGATGCGGGCGATCCTCGCCTGGGCCGATCCGGCGCGGCGGCCGCACATCGCCGTCGGCACCCGGCGGGGGCCGACGGCGGTCACGCGCTACTGA
- a CDS encoding arginine repressor: MTDAQGNEHGGPSVPQTRTARHRRIVDILNRQPVRSQSQLAKLLADDGLSVTQATLSRDLDELGAVKIRNTGGELIYAVPSEGGFRTPQAPLGESAKEERMRRLSGELLISAEASANLVVLRTPPGAAQFLASAIDQAELHAILGTIAGDDTLLLISRDPTGGQALADHLLRLAQKGN, from the coding sequence ATGACCGACGCGCAGGGGAACGAGCACGGAGGGCCGTCGGTACCGCAGACCCGCACCGCACGCCACCGCAGGATCGTCGACATCCTCAACCGGCAGCCGGTGCGGTCGCAGAGCCAGCTCGCCAAGCTCCTCGCGGACGACGGGCTGAGCGTCACCCAGGCGACGCTCTCCCGCGACCTCGACGAGCTCGGCGCGGTGAAGATCCGCAACACCGGCGGCGAGCTGATCTACGCGGTCCCCAGCGAGGGCGGCTTCCGCACCCCGCAGGCCCCCCTCGGCGAGTCCGCCAAGGAGGAGCGGATGCGCCGGCTCTCCGGTGAACTCCTCATCTCCGCCGAGGCGTCCGCCAACCTGGTGGTGCTCAGGACCCCGCCGGGCGCCGCCCAGTTCCTCGCGTCCGCCATCGACCAGGCCGAGCTCCACGCGATCCTCGGCACCATCGCGGGCGACGACACCCTGCTGCTCATCTCCCGCGACCCGACGGGCGGCCAGGCCCTCGCCGACCACCTGCTGCGCCTGGCGCAGAAGGGGAACTGA